A DNA window from Caretta caretta isolate rCarCar2 chromosome 7, rCarCar1.hap1, whole genome shotgun sequence contains the following coding sequences:
- the LOC142072720 gene encoding adenylosuccinate synthetase isozyme 2-like isoform X2, protein MRARAPILRAVSCWFPEVIGPWAPPCWLWALKPAWAPPRSPVFGRLEGGNNAGHTVVAGLVEYNFHLLPSGVLNRHATSFLGNGVVIHLPGLFEEAEKNLEKGPGLEGWESRMVISDRAHIVFDFHQAVDGIQEQQRQQQDGKKFKVLAQQYKATYPALTIDTEAELQQLKVYAERIRPLVKDGVYFMHQALHGPPKKILVEGANAALLDIDFGTYPFVTSSNCTVGGVCTGLGVPPCHIGKVYGVVKAYTTRVGVGTFPTEQDNEIGELLQLRGQEFGVTTGRKRRCGWLDLMLVRYAHMVNGFSALALTKLDILDTFPEIKVGVEYRLEGKPIAYFPANQELLNKVSVGYETLPGWQCSTEQARSFADLPPQAQSYVHFIEHYLGVPVKWVGVGKFRESIIKIF, encoded by the exons ATGCGCGCGCGCGCACCCATCCTCCGTGCCGTGTCATGTTGGTTCCCTGAAGTGATAGGACCCTGGGCGCCGCCATGTTGGCTCTGGGCGCTGAAGCCGGCCTGGGCGCCGCCACGTTCCCCTGTGTTTGGCAGGCTAGAG GGGGGGAACAACGCGGGCCACACCGTGGTGGCGGGGCTGGTCGAGTACAATTTTCACCTGCTGCCCAGCGGGGTCTTGAACCGCCATGCCACCTCCTTCCTCG GGAATGGAGTGGTCATCCACCTGCCGGGACTCTTTGAAGAAGCTGAGAAGAACCTTGAGAAAGGGCCTG GTCTGGAGGGCTGGGAGTCCCGCATGGTGATCTCAGATAGAGCTCACATTG TATTCGATTTCCACCAGGCTGTGGATGGGATCCAggagcagcagcggcagcagcaggatGGCAAGAA GTTCAAGGTGCTAGCCCAGCAGTACAAGGCCACGTACCCGGCTCTCACCATCGACACGGAGGCTGAGCTGCAACAGCTGAAG GTCTATGCTGAAAGGATCCGGCCCCTGGTGAAGGATGGTGTCTATTTCATGCACCAGGCCCTGCACGGGCCCCCCAAGAAGATCCTGGTGGAAGGAGCCAATGCTGCCCTGTTGGATATTGACTTCG ggaCATACCCGTTCGTGACATCCTCAAACTGCACAGTAGGGGGCGTCTGCACAGGCCTAGGTGTCCCACCTTGCCACATCGGGAAGGTGTACGGGGTGGTGAAGGCCTACACCACCCGGGTGGGCGTTGGAACCTTCCCCACTGAGCAGGACAAC GAGATTGGGGAACTGCTGCAGTTACGGGGCCAAGAATTCGGCGTCACCACAGGCCGCAAACGCCGCTGCGGGTGGCTGGACCTGATGCTGGTGAGATACGCCCACATGGTCAACGGATTCAGCGC cctggcgCTCACCAAGCTGGATATCCTGGACACCTTCCCGGAGATTAAGGTGGGCGTGGAGTACCGGCTGGAGGGGAAACCCATTGCCTACTTCCCAG CAAACCAGGAGCTGCTGAACAAGGTGTCAGTGGGCTATGAGACGCTGCCAGGCTGGCAGTGCAGCACAGAGCAGGCCCGCAGCTTTGCCGACTTGCCTCCGCAGGCCCAGAGCTATGTCCACTTCATCGAGCACTACCTCGGAGTGCCAG TGAAGTGGGTCGGCGTCGGGAAGTTCCGCGAATCCATCATCAAGATTTTCTGA
- the GNG3 gene encoding guanine nucleotide-binding protein G(I)/G(S)/G(O) subunit gamma-3 → MKGETPVNSTMSIGQARKMVEQLKIEASMCRIKVSKAAADLMTYCDAHACEDPLITPVPTSENPFREKKFFCALL, encoded by the exons ATGAAGGGCGAAACCCCCGTCAACAGTACCATGAGCATCGGGCAGGCCCGCAAGATGGTGGAGCAGCTCAAGATTGAGGCCAGCATGTGCCGGATAAAG gtaTCCAAGGCAGCAGCTGACCTGATGACATACTGTGATGCCCACGCCTGTGAAGACCCACTCATCACCCCGGTGCCCACCTCCGAGAACCCGTTCCGTGAGAAGAAGTTCTTCTGTGCCCTGCTCTGA
- the LOC142072720 gene encoding adenylosuccinate synthetase isozyme 2-like isoform X1: MRARAPILRAVSCWFPEVIGPWAPPCWLWALKPAWAPPRSPVFGRLEGGNNAGHTVVAGLVEYNFHLLPSGVLNRHATSFLGNGVVIHLPGLFEEAEKNLEKGPGLEGWESRMVISDRAHIVFDFHQAVDGIQEQQRQQQDGKNLGTTRKGIGPAYACKASRTSLRICDLLADFHEFSRKFKVLAQQYKATYPALTIDTEAELQQLKVYAERIRPLVKDGVYFMHQALHGPPKKILVEGANAALLDIDFGTYPFVTSSNCTVGGVCTGLGVPPCHIGKVYGVVKAYTTRVGVGTFPTEQDNEIGELLQLRGQEFGVTTGRKRRCGWLDLMLVRYAHMVNGFSALALTKLDILDTFPEIKVGVEYRLEGKPIAYFPANQELLNKVSVGYETLPGWQCSTEQARSFADLPPQAQSYVHFIEHYLGVPVKWVGVGKFRESIIKIF; the protein is encoded by the exons ATGCGCGCGCGCGCACCCATCCTCCGTGCCGTGTCATGTTGGTTCCCTGAAGTGATAGGACCCTGGGCGCCGCCATGTTGGCTCTGGGCGCTGAAGCCGGCCTGGGCGCCGCCACGTTCCCCTGTGTTTGGCAGGCTAGAG GGGGGGAACAACGCGGGCCACACCGTGGTGGCGGGGCTGGTCGAGTACAATTTTCACCTGCTGCCCAGCGGGGTCTTGAACCGCCATGCCACCTCCTTCCTCG GGAATGGAGTGGTCATCCACCTGCCGGGACTCTTTGAAGAAGCTGAGAAGAACCTTGAGAAAGGGCCTG GTCTGGAGGGCTGGGAGTCCCGCATGGTGATCTCAGATAGAGCTCACATTG TATTCGATTTCCACCAGGCTGTGGATGGGATCCAggagcagcagcggcagcagcaggatGGCAAGAA cctgggcacCACTAGGAAGGGCATCGGCCCCGCCTATGCCTGCAAGGCTTCCCGCACCAGCCTGCGCATCTGTGACCTCCTGGCCGACTTCCATGAGTTCTCCAGGAA GTTCAAGGTGCTAGCCCAGCAGTACAAGGCCACGTACCCGGCTCTCACCATCGACACGGAGGCTGAGCTGCAACAGCTGAAG GTCTATGCTGAAAGGATCCGGCCCCTGGTGAAGGATGGTGTCTATTTCATGCACCAGGCCCTGCACGGGCCCCCCAAGAAGATCCTGGTGGAAGGAGCCAATGCTGCCCTGTTGGATATTGACTTCG ggaCATACCCGTTCGTGACATCCTCAAACTGCACAGTAGGGGGCGTCTGCACAGGCCTAGGTGTCCCACCTTGCCACATCGGGAAGGTGTACGGGGTGGTGAAGGCCTACACCACCCGGGTGGGCGTTGGAACCTTCCCCACTGAGCAGGACAAC GAGATTGGGGAACTGCTGCAGTTACGGGGCCAAGAATTCGGCGTCACCACAGGCCGCAAACGCCGCTGCGGGTGGCTGGACCTGATGCTGGTGAGATACGCCCACATGGTCAACGGATTCAGCGC cctggcgCTCACCAAGCTGGATATCCTGGACACCTTCCCGGAGATTAAGGTGGGCGTGGAGTACCGGCTGGAGGGGAAACCCATTGCCTACTTCCCAG CAAACCAGGAGCTGCTGAACAAGGTGTCAGTGGGCTATGAGACGCTGCCAGGCTGGCAGTGCAGCACAGAGCAGGCCCGCAGCTTTGCCGACTTGCCTCCGCAGGCCCAGAGCTATGTCCACTTCATCGAGCACTACCTCGGAGTGCCAG TGAAGTGGGTCGGCGTCGGGAAGTTCCGCGAATCCATCATCAAGATTTTCTGA
- the LOC142072720 gene encoding adenylosuccinate synthetase isozyme 2-like isoform X3: protein MVISDRAHIVFDFHQAVDGIQEQQRQQQDGKNLGTTRKGIGPAYACKASRTSLRICDLLADFHEFSRKFKVLAQQYKATYPALTIDTEAELQQLKVYAERIRPLVKDGVYFMHQALHGPPKKILVEGANAALLDIDFGTYPFVTSSNCTVGGVCTGLGVPPCHIGKVYGVVKAYTTRVGVGTFPTEQDNEIGELLQLRGQEFGVTTGRKRRCGWLDLMLVRYAHMVNGFSALALTKLDILDTFPEIKVGVEYRLEGKPIAYFPANQELLNKVSVGYETLPGWQCSTEQARSFADLPPQAQSYVHFIEHYLGVPVKWVGVGKFRESIIKIF from the exons ATGGTGATCTCAGATAGAGCTCACATTG TATTCGATTTCCACCAGGCTGTGGATGGGATCCAggagcagcagcggcagcagcaggatGGCAAGAA cctgggcacCACTAGGAAGGGCATCGGCCCCGCCTATGCCTGCAAGGCTTCCCGCACCAGCCTGCGCATCTGTGACCTCCTGGCCGACTTCCATGAGTTCTCCAGGAA GTTCAAGGTGCTAGCCCAGCAGTACAAGGCCACGTACCCGGCTCTCACCATCGACACGGAGGCTGAGCTGCAACAGCTGAAG GTCTATGCTGAAAGGATCCGGCCCCTGGTGAAGGATGGTGTCTATTTCATGCACCAGGCCCTGCACGGGCCCCCCAAGAAGATCCTGGTGGAAGGAGCCAATGCTGCCCTGTTGGATATTGACTTCG ggaCATACCCGTTCGTGACATCCTCAAACTGCACAGTAGGGGGCGTCTGCACAGGCCTAGGTGTCCCACCTTGCCACATCGGGAAGGTGTACGGGGTGGTGAAGGCCTACACCACCCGGGTGGGCGTTGGAACCTTCCCCACTGAGCAGGACAAC GAGATTGGGGAACTGCTGCAGTTACGGGGCCAAGAATTCGGCGTCACCACAGGCCGCAAACGCCGCTGCGGGTGGCTGGACCTGATGCTGGTGAGATACGCCCACATGGTCAACGGATTCAGCGC cctggcgCTCACCAAGCTGGATATCCTGGACACCTTCCCGGAGATTAAGGTGGGCGTGGAGTACCGGCTGGAGGGGAAACCCATTGCCTACTTCCCAG CAAACCAGGAGCTGCTGAACAAGGTGTCAGTGGGCTATGAGACGCTGCCAGGCTGGCAGTGCAGCACAGAGCAGGCCCGCAGCTTTGCCGACTTGCCTCCGCAGGCCCAGAGCTATGTCCACTTCATCGAGCACTACCTCGGAGTGCCAG TGAAGTGGGTCGGCGTCGGGAAGTTCCGCGAATCCATCATCAAGATTTTCTGA